The Anaerotignum faecicola genome contains the following window.
GGCTTCGGCGTGCTGTTTATCGGTCTCACGTTTATGTCGGCTGCCATCACCCCATACCGCAATGCTCCGATTTTTGCGCAGGCGTTTACCGTACTTGGAAGAAATCCGTTTCTTGGCATTCTGGCGGGAGCTGCAGTAACGGGAATTATCCAGAGCTCTTCCGCATCCGTAGGGATTTTGCAGACGCTGGCGTTAAATGGAATCGTG
Protein-coding sequences here:
- a CDS encoding Na/Pi symporter; the encoded protein is NLGQAVGIIMGANIGTTVTSWIVSMSEWGEMLKPEFFAPALVGVGAIMTLFCKNSRKKQVGEILVGFGVLFIGLTFMSAAITPYRNAPIFAQAFTVLGRNPFLGILAGAAVTGIIQSSSASVGILQTLALNGIV